TTCCAAATTTATCGGTTCGTTACTGGATGCAGACGAATAAAAAAGCTGTATCTCCAGAACAATTGGCAATTTTAGAAAATCGAGTAAAGTCAGCTAGTTTACCGGTTGTAGCAGAATTAGGACATTCTGAAATAACAATTGAAGATTTCCTTCTCTTACAACCGTTAGATGTTATACAATTAAATCAGAAAATTGAAGAACCTCTCGTGCTTCGAGTAGGAAATATTCCGAAATTTACTGTCCAACCTGGTCAACTGAAAAAGAAAATGGCCGTCCAGGTAATGGAAACCTTGAAAGGAGGAAATGACGATGATGAGTGACGATATGCTCTCCCAAGATGAAATAGAAGCGTTATTACGAGGAGAAACAATTGAACCGAAAGAAACAGCACCTGCATCTGAAAAAGAAATAAATGTCGATGACTACCTAGACAATATTGCGAAAGACGCTCTGGGAGAAATCGGAAATATTTCTTTTGGTAGCTCAGCAACAGCTCTTTCCGCACTTTTAGGACAGAAAGTAGAAATCACGACACCGACTGTCGGTATGATTAATAAGAATAAGCTGGTGGAGGAATTTCCACATCCGTATGTGGCCGTTGGAGTTGAATATACAACGGGATTAATTGGTTCCAACCTTCTTGTCATTAAACAAAGCGATGCAGCAATTATTGCGGACTTAATGTTAGGCGGAGATGGTTTAGCTCCAAGTCCTGATTTAAGTGAAATCCAATTGAGTGCTGTACAAGAAGCTATGAATCAAATGATGGGTTCTGCTGCAACATCTATGTCGACTGTATTCAATAAAAAAGTGGATATTTCGCCACCTACAATTGATTTGTTGAATGTAGAAGAAAATGAAGGCACGGATCAAATTCCAGATGAAAACCTGTTAATTAAAGTAAGTTTCCGTTTGAAAATTGGAGAGTTAATCGACTCTAATATTATGCAATTGCTTCCGTTACAATTTGCCCTTGATTTAGTAAAAGGCTTAATGGGGGAAGAGGAAGTAGCAGTAACAGCAACAGAAGCACCTCCAGTGCAAGAAGCACGTCCGGTTCAACAAGCTACACCTACTCAACAAGTTGCACAGCCAATGTACCAAGAACCAATTCAAACACAACCGCGTCAACAAGCGCAACAAGTGAATGTCCAACAAGCACAATTTACAAGCTTTGAGTCTAATCAATTAACTCAGGGTGAATCACGTAATTTAAATATGTTATTAGATATTCCTCTTCAAGTAACAGTGGAATTAGGTCGTACGAAACGGTCCGTGAAAGAAATTTTGGAACTTACAAGTGGTTCCATTATTGAGTTAGATAAATTAGCTGGGGAACCCGTTGATATTTTAGTAAATGCACGATTAGTTGCCAAAGGGGAAGTTGTTGTCATTGATGAAAACTTCGGCGTTCGAATTACGGATATTGTTAGTCAAGCAGATCGCTTAAATAACTTAAGATAGTTTACTAATGGAGGAATACACACTATGTCGAAACGTATTTTAATAGTTGACGATGCAGCATTCATGCGCATGATGATTAAAGATATTTTATCTAAAAATGGCTTTGAAGTTGTTGGAGAAGCAGCGGACGGAGTTCAAGCAATTGAAAAATACAATGAACTAAAGCCGGATTTAGTCACAATGGATATTACAATGCCAGAAATGGATGGAATTGCAGCGTTAAAATCGATTAAAGAAAAAGACCCGAGTGCGACAATTATCATGTGTTCAGCAATGGGCCAACAAGCGATGGTAATCGATGCGATACAAGCTGGAGCAAAAGATTTTATCGTAAAACCTTTCCAAGCGGACCGTGTAATTGAAGCGATTCAAAAAGCGATAGGATAATCGATGGGGATGACTTACTTCAGAAGGAGTATATTGTCGTTCGGTGTCATTGCT
The Paenisporosarcina cavernae genome window above contains:
- the fliY gene encoding flagellar motor switch phosphatase FliY, producing MSDDMLSQDEIEALLRGETIEPKETAPASEKEINVDDYLDNIAKDALGEIGNISFGSSATALSALLGQKVEITTPTVGMINKNKLVEEFPHPYVAVGVEYTTGLIGSNLLVIKQSDAAIIADLMLGGDGLAPSPDLSEIQLSAVQEAMNQMMGSAATSMSTVFNKKVDISPPTIDLLNVEENEGTDQIPDENLLIKVSFRLKIGELIDSNIMQLLPLQFALDLVKGLMGEEEVAVTATEAPPVQEARPVQQATPTQQVAQPMYQEPIQTQPRQQAQQVNVQQAQFTSFESNQLTQGESRNLNMLLDIPLQVTVELGRTKRSVKEILELTSGSIIELDKLAGEPVDILVNARLVAKGEVVVIDENFGVRITDIVSQADRLNNLR
- a CDS encoding response regulator — protein: MSKRILIVDDAAFMRMMIKDILSKNGFEVVGEAADGVQAIEKYNELKPDLVTMDITMPEMDGIAALKSIKEKDPSATIIMCSAMGQQAMVIDAIQAGAKDFIVKPFQADRVIEAIQKAIG